TTTTCTGTTGGCAATACAAAAAATCTTAAGATTAACGATAATACTCGTGCAGTTTTATGTGTCACAATCAGAAACTTGGGGACTAAAGCCACTTTCATACAACTTTTGACAGTATAGTTTGTGTATACTTTTCTCTAAACCTTATACTCATGAGAGACAACCTTTGTTTTTTTATGCAGGAAACACATAAAAGTGACTACTTAATGAACATGGCAACAgcagaaataaaagaaatgctTGCCAGCAAATATAAGCACTCACCATACGCAACGAGGGCCAGGTCACGGATGCGAGAACTCTTGGCCACTGTTAGTTCCTTGTCCCACTCTTCATATGTGATTACTCATTGTGAtcctcttttctttattttactgCATTTCTCTTATAGAAGCTACTGAAATATAGGCTGTACTAAACTTGCAAACTGACATTAAAAGACACATTTTGATTCATGTTTGCTGATACTTCCCATATCAGTCTTATTGAGTTGACAAACTACAAAATGCGTTAAGAAATGTAATGTAGTATGCTTTCATTAGGTATGCATTTTGTTGTTCTAACAGCATTGACATACTTTTAGACAATGACCATTTTGTTAATGATGATTAACATCAATCGAAGGAGCTCCTAATGCATCCTTTTGTTTGCAGCAAGGTGTTGAGATTGAAATAGTAAAAGGAAGTCAAGCTGGTTGGGGAAAGCAACTTTTGACATTGACGCGGAGATCATTTGTAAACATGTCAAGAGACAAGGGATATTATTGGTCTCGCATAGTAATTTATATCATTGTAGCTTTTGCTGTTGGCACTCTCTTCTATGATGTTGGCACCAGTTACACAGCAATCTTAGCTCGGGGAGCTTGTGGTGGATTTGTCACGGGCTACATGACTTTCATGTCCATTGGAGGCTTTCCATCCTTCATAGAAGAAATGAAGGTATACATCTATGATCCTAATTTTCAGTTGAAGACAACTTTATCCGACCGCCAAGTACAAGACAGGACAGCTATTTGTGAGTGTTTTTATCGCGAGTTTTGAATCATTTTGGACTGATACTATATCTCATTTTTACAGGTTTTTACCAAAGAAAGGCTTAACGGGCACTATGGTGTTGCAGCTTTCGTATTGGCAAACTTCCTCTCATCATTTCCATTCTTAGTTGCTGTCTCACTCATCACTGGGACCATCACTTATTACATGGTGTTTCGGGCTAGATTCTTTCGTTATGTGTTTTTCTGCCTAAACCTTTTTGGTTGTATCGCTGTTGTTGAGAGCTGCATGATGATCGTAGCTTCACTTGTTCCAAACTTCTTAATGGGAATCATAACAGGAGCTGGTGTGCTTGTAAGTTACAACTGCTTAGCACActtctcatcttattttatctACTACACTTGTCAAGTAATATTACTCGTCGCGTTGTTTTATACAGGGAATCATGATGATGACTGCTGGATTCTTCCGTTTGCTGCCAGATCTTCCCAAGCCAATTTGGCGCTATCCAATTTCATTTATTGGCTACGGGGCATGGGGTTTACAGGTAACAATGAAAACAGCATATAATCTGTTTTGCAACTAGATCAATTACATCAATAACATCTATCACATACATAATCTATGGACAAAATGGAGACTGAAAGCAGATTCTCTGTGTATTAATAATAGTTTTGACGAGTTCATTGAAGACGATATGTTTAATACTCTTGCAGGGATCATATAAGAATGACATGATTGGACTTGTATTTGATCCACTAATTCCTGGCGGAGAGAAACTAAAAGGGGAAGATGTGATCACGAACATGTTCAAATTGTCGTTGGATCACTCCAAATGGTGGGATTTACTTGCATTATACGCCCTCATCGTGATGTACAGGCTTCTATTCTTTATTATTCTCAAGCTAAAAGAGCGAGCTACACCATTTTTCCGATCAATGTATGCCAAGAGAACGATGCATCAACTCAAAAGGCGTCCGTCATTCAAGAGGAAACCATCTTTATCCTATTCAAAAAGGCAGCATACTCTCAGGTCATTGTCTTCTCAAGAAGGTCTTAGTTCTCCAATCCCATAGAACTATAAAAATCAAAGATGTTGTCATCTCATTACTGTTTATAATATCTCATAAGTTCATAAAATTAAACTTAAATTGTCCTTGAGGTTTCATTTTGTTGAACCATGACAATAAATTTGCTTCCATTAAAGAGCCAGACAAATTGATGTATCAATCATCagatatatatacaatacaaGTGTCCATTCTTTTGCTGTTTTACCTAAATTGAAATTACTATTTGTCTAACTAGCACGTTTGGTTGTTGGTGAATGTCTTGCCTAGAGCAGAAAGCTGGACTCTCTTCATCTATGTTGTTCGgcttcaaaaatatcaaatgggTGTGTGAGATACTTCAAAATTAGTTATTTTGGAGTATCTGACACAGGTGCGATAACagttttgaagagtccgagcaactagCTCTTTATCACTAAGTCTTTGAGAGACATTAAATCAATTTCTTGATATTTTAGCTGTGTTGTTTCTTTTCAAACCGTCTGTCCTGCCTTAGCTTTATGGTATTGGAAAATGTGACTATATTTTTGGATGTTTTGGTACATATAAATGTGTCTACAATCTTCTGAAATTAGGTTTCACTATATCAAATTTCTGGCACCACTTAGATTGCCATATTTATCTTAGGACTTGTTTGGAAAGTCACCTGGTATTTGGTTGTCTATGTAATTACTTGATCAGCAGTAATTTGGTGTAATtgacatatttattttttattttttatttttatcttattttttatttttactattttaaattctattttatttttattattctaatgttttctaaaaatattttttttatattatatatatttcatttccTTCTTATTCTCAACCTTTACTTCACGTGATTCAatgcaattttttatttttttaattttttaatttttttatgtgttttcattagcataattttgttaatattttaaattttaaattaaagtagaattCATTGTTGAATCAGGTTATacacttatattttctttttcttttaaatcatattatgtacgttatgttgaaatttgacataagagtatatgttaaaaaaattattttgaaattgaaacttatgttatattttcagttTCATTTGTTTTAGAAGTATTGACTCAACATTTCTTATTGCAAGCTACTTTTTTAGTTAGACTTGATAGATTATCTTTTTGTCAAatgtttaataattttatgacattatattaataatattaattttttttgtcaaacatgTTTTTATGATGTTCATAGAAATTTTgtacttttagtttttttttattaatttaattaaaatatactaatttggaatatataaatcaattatttttcataatattatttaagaacatatgtttattaattaatatatttttaaaagaaaatacatatcttatatatttaatttaatatcatttataaagacCCTTgtttgtctaatataaattttaattttagataattaaattttatttttaaatttaatataacttTATGATTATACTTGTGCAATGCAACCAAACAGTACACTAGTAATTACACTGTAATTATTTTATGACAAACAAACAGGTCATCGTAATTACTAGGTTGTGTAATTACTAGATTGGTAATTACTATCGTAGTAATTACTCCAATTCCAATTATCAGATGATTTTCCAAACAGACTCTTAGTTGTTTGTGGAATATAATACAATGACCAATGCATCACATACTAACAGATAATATATTATGCCTTTTATATTGATACTACCAAGGTGTGGTAGGATGGTTGAAGTTCTACCATCCTTAACAGATGTCTTTGGTTCAAGCTCTATGAATAGAGAATTCTTCTATAAGAAGTGTTTTTTCTCTTAATGGACTTAACTATACGAATCTAAATTAGTCAGACTAGTAAATATTGCACATGACAATTGACacaattaaacaaaaaaatatcgTCTAATAACGGGATTGCCCTAGTTAGCTCGCTAATTAGACTCATTTCTAAAAGGGACTTTCCTAGTTAGCTCGATTTATTTGCACTTTGCTCCAATTTTCGGTTGGTCTTTACTTTTgtctcataaaaaataattttttttgtttatatttttgcatCATAATATCCACAAGTTATGTACCACATGACTTTTGTACTTAAAGAGCATATGTTCCACTAGGCATAAGTTCAATTACTTAAGTGCAAGGATTAAAGACCAATCCATTTGAATGGCAATTTGTGTAATTTCATCTCCACTCTTTCCATCTTTTTTACTTGGGTCATCAGAAATGTCCCTATGATGAGTTGATCTTGATATTTTGTCCTCCATAAGAATAATCTTACAAAAATGGCTTCTATAAGGGGTGGTTTTGATTTTTTGGCCCCGCTTAACAAATATTGTTAAAACAGCCTCCGCTTCAGACAATTTTAACCTTTATCCATAAGGcaaatatttaagatattttaagACTATCCATTTGTTCAATTTACCAGAAGTTCTTGTCACAACTCAAAATTCGAAGTCATGATGATACATATCCCAAAAtccaacctgatgtgtaagcctaacaATAAATcacatacgagactcccaaagggaaagTCTAGCCACAAATGAAAAGAATAGAAGTATAACGAAGAAATattccaaaacctggtgtcacaagtataaagaacatctaATACAACGAATCAAAAATACATCACAAGTCTTCGAATAATAATAAAGACTGAAAGTAAAAGATAAAACTAATGGCGATTCAGAACACatgatctcaccactaatctgataCGATACTATCCGCTAGAGGAAATCAGCTGTTGTGTGGAATACCCTTGCTAGGAGCTGCATCAAAAGTGACACAGAAgcaggggtgagtacaatccagaTGTACTAGTAGATTtgaccgactgagtataaggaactaatcaaacttatgaaataaactaaggaacgcttttacctgcacacagaaaagtcTCATTCTATCATCGGTGCCGCTAATTCATATAGAACGGCGTGAGTAAAGTGAACACATAGGGACAATTCAATATCACATATGATCTAATAATTCGAATAATTCAAAGAGCAATGCATGCCATGCACtgagatgatgcaatgatgtggtggtatgatggaatcaaggctgtcgcacaacctgtcgtatacacctatcGAACTAAGGCTTTCAGAAAAGGACCCATGGGAGACTCAcagtccatataccaaatcacaatctcaatatctcataaacttgccacctagctcgtggtcaaggatataaaaaggtgtcaccttttctttctcaaaaataatttccacatttctcaacttttcaagatcAATGATATGAAGAAGGAGGATGAATTCAtcacaacacatatggcatggagggaatattcaactcaacatgtaatataaggttcaaagttctcaaaatccAACCTAAACATGACATATACCCTCAATTATATAGTGATGGGAAggaaatatagtaaaataaatgaCACCCCCTTTTAAAAGTATTTCATTACTCAAGTGTGATCAAATcctccaactcaacccctcacgCAGGCATTACAAGTAAAATAGTATTACAAGTCTCTCTCACAGGAAATTCATGAATCACATTGTCACTACCcgaaattcgggtgtgatgacacttatccTTTCCCACCGGACAAGTCAGCTTAACCACTAAATGCggaaataaaagcaaaaatagtTTAAACTAAGCATTTTAAATGTCAAAAGTGGAAATCTTAATCATTACAAAATTCTCCTACGGActagttgtcacatgtacaagccttctaATATAAGAAATTGAAGTATATACAAGTCTCAACctttgtatctcaaatagaTCAAAGTAAAAGATAAAGAGGATTAGGAAAGATGACCGACATCAACAACTATCTCTCGAATCTCCTCAGTAAGACACAGATGGAAGATGAGAGAACGGGATCACTATCCGGGCTTAGGACCTATATAGGTGTAGATATCAAGGGTGAGTACCATCAATACGGTAACCAGCAAGCGAACAACTAAGGCTAAGATAAGATAATAAGACACACGTACTCCTGTCATATCATCCAAACCCCACATTACAACCTACACGAAAATCACCATAGTCTAACAGTTCTAACAACACTGTATAAGTATACATATAAGCCTCCACAACACTACAACTCAGGTATTCACATAGGATCTCAACAGTCAATAATACAAATCAAGGAGATAGAAGGGGTAAAACAGTTCAAACTGGcaaagatgtatgatgcaatgAAATGCAACGCAATGTCacatatagtgatgcatgtctgtcctaaatGATACACATTTGCGAACTAGCAGGCCGGAACCCATAGGGGTCACACATGGACCATATATCCTCCGAAACTATTTTCCTTTGGCATAACTCATCTCTAGCCTGAACCATTTCCCTTCGGCATTGCCGAAACTATTTTTCTTTGGCATAAATCATTTCTCACCGAAACCATTCCCTTCGGCATAATCATCAAATCAAATTTCATCTCAAagtatcagaaccaatgcaaatagatAATGTCCATGTACAATATAATGATGGAATGATAATATTAACAAATCACAACTCATATCTCAACAGTATATTCAACTATCTATAATAAGTCAAATAGCAACTCATGTCACAACAGTATATTCAAATATCCATGATAAGTTAggtatcaactcatatcgaaCACAACATGTATAAATCCTCTCATTTGCCATCTATTATCCTTTATTTCCATATCAATCTACTTAAACATCAATTAACCTCAACTAATACCCAAAATCACTTTCCATCACCtttaaacacataaaaatacgaatacatgatcctacaagcttagacataggtttagaaattcatttTCCTCAATTTTAATCTCGAACTACGCTAGAATTTGAGCTTTACCCTAACGCCGATGTTTCTGatcaagataatctattcaaataagcgATCTCAATAAGAATACGAGTCTAACGATatctaatttgatattttaacaTCGGGCCCAAAACTGACCCGAACAGCCCGAGTTACCCAATTTTGAAAACGAAAggaaaatttggaaatttttacataaaaatgatCCTTGAAGCATTTGAAAACTAATAGAAAAAATAGAATTGAATTTAGACTTAAAACCAACTtagaatcatcaaaacattGAGATTTTAGTCTcctaacccccccccccccaaacttTTCTCAATTAAAAACCTCAATTCCAAGCTAAAATCAGTAGATAAATGATGGGAAATGATGAAATCATAATAAGAGAACTTACCTAGCCAATATCCCGTAAAACTCCGTTTCAAAATCACCTAGGCCGAGCTTCTAGGGTTCA
This region of Solanum dulcamara chromosome 9, daSolDulc1.2, whole genome shotgun sequence genomic DNA includes:
- the LOC129903096 gene encoding ABC transporter G family member 15-like — encoded protein: MDGMEIEVPSGSSDIEKGVMHSQGVAYLVWEDLTVMLPNFGHGPTKKLLHGVSGYAEPGRIMAIMGPSGSGKSTLLDTLAGRLSRNVVMTGNILLNGKKRRLDYGVVAYVTQEDTLLGTLTPKETITYSAHLRLPTSMTKEEVNDIVEGTIMEMGLGDCADRLVGNWQVRGISGGEKKRLSIALEILVRPRILFLDEPTTGLDSASAFFVVQALKNISRDGRTVISSIHQPSSEVFALFDDLFLLSGGEAVYFGEAKLAVQFFAESGFPCPSRRNPSDHFLRCVNSDFDVVTATLKGSQRLRETHKSDYLMNMATAEIKEMLASKYKHSPYATRARSRMRELLATQGVEIEIVKGSQAGWGKQLLTLTRRSFVNMSRDKGYYWSRIVIYIIVAFAVGTLFYDVGTSYTAILARGACGGFVTGYMTFMSIGGFPSFIEEMKVFTKERLNGHYGVAAFVLANFLSSFPFLVAVSLITGTITYYMVFRARFFRYVFFCLNLFGCIAVVESCMMIVASLVPNFLMGIITGAGVLGIMMMTAGFFRLLPDLPKPIWRYPISFIGYGAWGLQGSYKNDMIGLVFDPLIPGGEKLKGEDVITNMFKLSLDHSKWWDLLALYALIVMYRLLFFIILKLKERATPFFRSMYAKRTMHQLKRRPSFKRKPSLSYSKRQHTLRSLSSQEGLSSPIP